From the genome of Tsukamurella pulmonis:
GTTCGACGTCGTCGGGCATTCCCTGGGCGGCCAGGCCGCGCTACGCCTCGCGTGGCGCCTGCCCGACGGTGTCCGTCGCCTCGTCCTGGAGGAGATGCCGCCGGTCGCGCAGGATTCCGCGCAGGTCGAGGAGACGATGGACCTGCCGCTCACGCCCCGGCGGGTGTGGCTGGGGATCAAGCAGCTGGTGCAGACGCCGGGCGCGCTCTCGCGGTTCGACGGCACGATGATGGACTCCGTCTCGCCCCAGTTCCAGCCCGACCCGGCATGGTGGGAGCGGCTGGCGAGCACCCCGCAGGAGACGTTGGTGATCTCCGGCGGCCCGCGCGACTTCCTGCGGCCCGAGTACCTGAGGCTGGTCGCGGACGCCCTACCCCACGGCGAGTACGCCGAGCTGCGCGGCGGACACACCGTTCACCGCGAGGCGTCGGCCGAGTTCGCGCGCGCCGTGCTGGGCTTCCTCCCCTAGCCGGCGCGGGTGCCGGGGTGCGACTCCCCTTCCGCCGACGGGCACGATCTCCGACCTTCGAGAACCCGGCCGGCAGAACGACGAAGCCCGCCCCACCGGCGGCGGGACGGGCTTCGCGCTGCCACGAGGTACTACGGGGTGAGCGGAGCCACCTCGCCGCCCGAGAGGCGACGCCAGGTGTACACGATGACCAGCAGCGCGATCGGCAGCGTGATGATGGCGCAGATGCCCATGATCAGCGACGTGAGGATCCACACCAGCAGCGAGTTGCCCACGTTGTTCTTCGCGGTCTCGAAGCTGGCACGCAGCGCATCTCCGAGGCCGAGGCCGCGGTCGACGGTGGCCACGAGGGTGAACATCAGCAGCCACGCGGCCACCAGGCCGGGGAGGATGCAGAGGAACGTGCCGACGGTCACGGCGAGGGTGACCACCAGCGCGGCGAGCAGCGCGGAGCCCGTGTTGCGCGGCTTGAAGAACGAGCCGAGCGTGACCTGCTTGCCGTCGGCCAGATCGATCAGGCCCGAGAGCAGCGCCGTGTGGATCAGGTACTGCACGATGCCGACGAGGAGACCGAAGAGCAGGGAGACGCCCAGGGTCGCGGCGAACGAGACGTCGCCTTCGTACTGCTGCGTGTCCGCGTTGTAGGTGAGGTCGCCGGAGGCGAGCACCCCGCCGAGGAGCAGGCCGTAGGCGAGGCCGATCACGACGTAGAGGATCACGCCGTAGATGAGGCCCGCGACCAGCACCGATCCGACGTTCTTGCTGAACTTGTTCCACGCCCACGAGAACGCGTCGCCGATGTTGAACGGCGCCGGTCCGCCGAACTGCGGTGCGCCGTAGCCGCCGCCGGGAGGCGGCGGGAAACCACCCTGCGGCGGGGGCGGGAAGCCCTGGCCGTAGCCGCCCTGCGGCGGCGGGAAACCACCGGCGGGCGGGGGCGGGTAGCCACCCTGCCCGTACCCCGGCTGCTGCGGCGGCTGCTGCGGGTAACCGCCCTGCCCGTATCCCGGCTGCGGCGACTGCTGCGGGTAGCCGCCCTGCTGGTACCCGCCGTGCTGCGGATCCTGCTGGGGCGGAATGCCGCCCGGGTAGTCCCCGGGATTGATGGGCGGCTGCGTCATTCTTCTCCTCCAGTGGTGTGACGATTCACTGCCGGAAACCTATCAACTGGGCAGCCGCGCCACCAGATTCCCCACCGACGAGAACGGCCCGCCCCACATGATGTGAGGCGGGCCGTCGGTTCGGACCTACGGTGTCGGCGGGACGACCGTGCCGCCCGAGATCAGGCGGTACGCGTTCACCAGGAGCAGACCCGCGACCGGCGCCGCGACCAACAGGCCCACGCCGCACAGGATTCCGCCCGCGATCATCATCAGCCCGGCGATCACGTACGCCAGGATCAGGTTGCCCGGGTCCTTCTGCACCAAGCCGAAAGCGCCCTTGAAGCCGTCGATCGCGGACACGCCACGGTCGACGACGCCGAGCAGCGCGAAGACGGCGATGAAACTGACGACGATCCCCAGGATGCCGCCGACGTAGGGGATGAAGCTCAGGAGCGCGATCACGGCGGCGGTGATCACCGCCACCACCGCGACCTGACCCACGTTGCGGGGCTTGAAGAACGAGCCGAAGCCCACCGGCTTGCCGTCGGCGATGTCGAGCAGCCCGGAGAAGTAGGCGGCGTACGCGATGTAGCCGACGATCCCCAGGACGAGCGTGAACAAGGCACCGCCGACAGTGCCCGTGGAGACGTACACCGAGTAGCTGCCGTCGTCGTCCGATGTGCCGAACAGCGCTCCGTAGACGAGGAACAGCACGGTGGAGATCACGCCCAGCAGAAGCGCGAGGGCGAGCAGGGAGAAGATCAGGCTCGCCGCGTTCTTCGTGTACTTGTTCCAGGCCCACGAGACGGCGTCGCCGAGGTTGAACCGCTGCGGTACGCCGTACTGCGGAATGCCGTAGCCGGCCGGACCCTGCGGGTACTCACCGGGCGGTGGGAAGCCCTGCCCGGGCTGCGGCTGGTAGCCCTGGCCGGGCTGCGGCTGGTAGCCCGGGCCGGGCTGCGGGGGCGGGAAACCACCGGGAGGCGGAGGCGGGTAGCCGCCCTGCCCGTACCCGGGCTGCTGCGGCTGCTCCGGGTGGCCGCCCTGCTGGTATCCGCCCTGCTGCGGATCCTGGGGGTTCTGCGGATAGCCGCCCTGGTCGTCGCCAGGGTAGTTCGGCGGCTGCGTCATGGTCTCCTCCATCACTCATGAACGATCCCGGCAAACCTACCAACCGCAGGTGATGTGCACCACAGGAGTCACTCAGGCTTCGTCGGAGCGGCGCTTGGCCGCCTGTTTCGCCTCGCGTTTGGCCTTCCGGAGGGCGAATTCCTCCTGCTCGAGCCGCAGCGCCTCGTCGGGCGGTGGAGCGCCGCCGCCGAGCCGGGCCGGAACCCAATCCTCTCCCGCGGGAGCGGGGAAACCGCGCTGCGCGCTCTTGAGGGCCTCCCCCATCGCGGTCCGCAGGCGGGCGGTCAGGGCCGCGGGGTCGTCACCGTCGGGCCGGATCGCCGGACCCGCCTGCACGACGACGGGGAAGCGGTGGCGGCCGGCGCGCCGCTGCGTGCCCTTGGACCAGATGCGCTGCGTCCCCCACACGATGAGCGGAACGATGGGCACGTCCGCCTCGATGGACATCCGCGCGGCTCCGGACTTGAACTCCTTCAGCTCGAAGCTGCGGCTGATGGTGGCCTCGGGGTAGACGATCACGGCCTCGCCTGCCTCGAGCGCGGTCACCGCCTCGTGATAGCTCTCGGCGCCGTGCTCGCGGTCGACGCCGATGGCGCCGCAGTGCTTGATGAGGAAGGCCATGACGCGGATCTTCTTGAGTTCGGCCTTGAGCATGTAGCGGGGCCAGCGCCCCGCGCGGCGGGCGGCGAGGCCCGCCTCGAGGAAGTCGACGTAGCTGGTGTGGTTCACCGCGAGCAGGACGCCGCCCTCGGCCGGGATGTTCTCCAGCCCGCGGTAGTCCACGCGCACGCCCTGCGCGCCGAGGATTCCCTTCGCCAGGACCTGGACCACTTCGTAGACGGGTTCGCGCCGCGCCATCACACCCCCTGTGCTCGATTCGTGAGCCGAGGATACGACGACGCGGCGCGGGCCGGGATCAGTACGCGACCGAGAACCGCTCCCGCTCGTGCGCAGGGGTGAGGATCTCGTCGACGAACGCGGTGGCGTAGTCGGCGCCGGAGATCTCCGAGTTCCCGTCGGCGTCGGTGAGCAGCAGATCGCCGCTCGTGCGGAAGGTGCCGCGCTTCTCGCCGGGGTTGAAGGAGCCGTAGCTCGCGGCGGGGCTCAGGTAGAACCAGTCGACGTCCTCGACGGTGCGCAGGTAGTCCAGCGCGCGGTCGTGCTCCTGGGCGATGGGCTTGACCGCGTCGGGGAACGAGGGGGTGTCGACCAGCTTGGGGCCGCCCTCGGCGACCAGGAGGCTACCGGCGCCGCCGACGACGCCGAGGCGGGCGCCGGTGGCACGGGCCGCGGCGACCAGCGCCTCGACGGCGGTGCGCAGCTCGGTGCCCTCGCCCGACGGTGCCGCGGTCGGCAGGGCGGAGACGATGACGGCAGCGCCCTCGACGGCGCGGGCGACGAAGGCCGCGTCGGTCACGTCGCCGGCCTCGGCGGTCGCGCCGGCGGGAACCTTCGCGACGTCGCGGGCGACGCCCACGACCTCGATGCCGCGGTTCAGCGCCTCCGTGGTGATGTGGCCGCCCGAGTAGCCGGACGCGCCGAAGACGGTGATCCTCACTTGGCCGCCTCCGCCCGCTTCTTGAGCACCAGCGCGTCGACGCCGAGCGAGGTCTGCGGGACCGCGGCCACGGCGAGCAGGCCGGCGATCAGCACCAGCGGCAGCTCGATGCCGCCGTCCATGGCGAAGAAGCCCTTGTCGAGGTGCACGGTGAAGATGGCGCCGAGCATGTCGATGATCAGCACGATCGCAACGAGCGGCACGGCGAAGCCGACGATGAGCAGCGCGCCGCCGAGCAGCTCGGCGAGGCCGGCGAACCAGGCGGACAGGGTCGGAGCCGGGACGCCCATCCCCTCGAAGCCGGTGGCGGTGGCGCTCAGGCCGTTGGTGACGACCTTCTGCCAGCCGTGGGCGAAGAAGACCACGCCGAGGATGACCCGCGCGAGCGTGAGAAGGGTGAACTGGGTGGTGACCAGTCTCTTGACCATGAGAACTCCTAAGATGGTTGAAGCTTCAAGCTTTGGCGGTTACCATAGAAGCACAGACGATTCGTAAGCGCAATACTTCCGTACGTGTAAGGTTTCGACATGGCCGATTTCGACGTCTTCGCGAAGGACTGCCCCTCGCGCGATGTCTTCGCACACGTCACCGGGCGCTGGGGCGCCCTCGTGCTCGGGCGATTGAACACAGAGCCGCAGCGCTTCGGAGAGATCCGGCGCCAGGTGGAGGGCATCAGCGACCGCATGCTCACCCAGACGCTGCGCACCCTCGTCGACGACGGGCTGGTCGCCCGCTACTCCGCAGGCACCAATCCCCCGCACACCGAGTACCGGCTCACCCCCACGGGCGTCGGCATCGCCGAGGCGGTCCTGCGCCTGGCCGACGCGGTGCAGGCCGCGATGCCAACGGTCGCCGCCGGCGCCTGACGACGCCGGCGGGGCAGCCCACGGCGTCAGTCCCGGGCGTCGAGGTGCGCCAGGAATGCGGGGTCGGCGGATTCGATCCGGTCGGCGATCTCGCCACCGTCGCATCGCATCAGCGCGACGACGGCCCCCTCCCCCGACCTGCGCAGCACGGCCCACGTGCCGCCGGAGTCCTCCCAGCGCTGCAGCTGTTCGACGGGGTTCGTCGTCACGACGGCCCCACCGCGATCAGGCGACGGCCTTCGCGACCAGCGCCGCGATCCGCGCCTCGGTCTCGGCGTCCAACGCGGTGATGTTCCAGACGATCGGATGCATGGTCGCGCCCTCCTCGAAGGCGGGATTGACGTTCTCCCCGAAGCCGAAGGCGACATAGGTCTCGCCCGGCTTGATATAGCAGACGTCCTCGCCGCCACCGACGTAGAACGGAAGGCCCCACCGGACCACGGGCTCCAGGCCCGGCGCGTTCTCACGGATGATCGCGTGCACACGCTCCCCGATCTCCGCGTACGGCGCGGGCATCGCACGGAGTTTCGCGAGCACTGCGGCATCGCCCTTCTTACCAAACATGACAGCGCGGACTCCCTCCGAGCGGATCGACATCGTCACGCTACCGCGCCGACACGGCGGCCACCGCTCGATCGCCGTCGTCGAGGCGCCGGCGACAGCGGAGGCTTCCTCGTCGCGGAATCGCGCCTCCGGCTCGGCGGACGCCGACGGCGTGCCACGGACACGCTCACCCGGCAACCGGTAGTCCTCACCACTACAGTCGATATTCATGAGGGCACAATTCGGCGGAATCGCGGCAATCCTCGCACTCGCGCCGGCCACGGCCGGCTGCTCGCTTCTCGGCGGCACGGTCCTGGACACCGGCACGGCGGAATCGGAGATCACCGACTACCTCAACAACCGGTACGCCTCGGCGGGGATCACGGTCGATTCGGTCTCCTGCGATCCCGGCACGAACAGACCCGCGCCCGGTGCCACGTTCACCTGCGACTCCCGGGTCCGCGGCACGACGGTCCCCGTCGAGGTCACCGTGATGGACGACGACATGCGCATCCGGTTCGCCCCGACCAAGAAGCTCTACGACCTCGCCGCGCTGGGCCCGAACATCGTCGCGGGCGTCGAGAAGCAGATCGGCCGGCCGGTCACCGTGGACTGCGGCACCGGCTTCGCGGCGGCCGCCCCCGGCGAGAGCTTCCCGTGCACCGTCGCGAGCGAGGCCGACCCCACCGACCGGCTGAAGATCGACTACAAGGTCGGGCCGATGACCGGCGAGGACCGCTGGGAATCCCGCGACGCGTAACGCTGACGAAGAAACCCCCTCCGTCCGGCTGGTGCCGGGCGGAGGGGGTTTCTGTCTGTGGAGCTAAGGGGAATCGAACCCCTGACCTCCTCGATGCGAACGAGAGTTGGAAGGTGCGAGCTGGGACTATTCTATCTGCACATTCTCATGCCTTTTTGAAATCGGTCCAGCTAGCAAGGCGGTTCTGAGGTGCTCAAACATCTCGTTGGTCTCAACATTGCCTGGACGCCCACGTACCCAGCACGTACCGGCACGTACCGAGCCAGGTTCGTATCCAAGCGAACTGGCGGCATACCGATTGGCCTCGAACCGAAACTTGAGGAGCTTCCTCCAGCGCCTGATCATGGGCCATCTCCGACGACGCCCAGGAACTCCTCCAAGCGTGTGTCCGTCTCAAACGGAACCCCTGCCTTTTTCGGAGCCCGACGATCATGGAGTTGCGGTTCAGGCTTCGCCAGGAACACCGCGCGACGACGCACAGCTGCGGCCGACTTGGCACGCAGTGGATCACGTTCTCACTACTCCACCGCGAGAGCACCAAGGGCAACAGCGCCTTGCATGCGCGGAACCACAGCGGGTGACTCTGGCATGCGCTGGATTTGACTGAAGCACACGTGATTGCACACTATGTGGCACCATCTGCACCTATGCGTGATCACTGGGACGTCGTCGCCAACAGGATAGATGACCTCCGTCAGGAGCTGGCCGTCGTCGACATCAAACTCGGCGAAGCAGATGCCGACGTGGACTCCGGCCCCGAGCCGAACCGGGTTCAAGAGGTGCTGCGCGCGCAGCAGGCAAGGGTACGCAACACCGCATCGTCGTTGACCGCGTGGGCAAGGTTCAGCGAGGCCCTGAACCAAGCGCGCGCCGCGCAACGGGTGCAATTCCGAGCCAAGGTGTCGATCGCCCTTTCCCTGGCGGTTCTCGGTGCCCTGCTAGTCGGCGCAGTTCAAGCACTCAGCGGCGGGGGTCTGCACAACGTTGCACAGGTCGCCGTGGTCCTATTCGGGGGTGCCACCTTCGTCTTCGCGATGGCCGGATGCCTCCTCACCCTTTGGGCGGATGCTGTTCAGCAGGGCGCGACAAGGCGGCTGCTAGGACACCGCCTGAGCGAGCTGGTCGACACCGCTCGTGCCGAACTCAACGATTCCCGCGACCTCCTGAACGTGGTGACCGAATGAGCGATCCGCGCCGGACATACACCGCCGAGCAGGTTCGCGCGATTCTGGACTGGTCGAGCGCGAACGCGCCGTCGAATCCGGCGGCGATTCAACCTTCCCCGGCGCAGCCCCCTGCCCCCTTGCCGCCGGATGAACCACCAACGCAGGCTACGAGCTGGGTCGAGAA
Proteins encoded in this window:
- a CDS encoding alpha/beta fold hydrolase, encoding MREETITAGGVRLRVQHRRVPQPSGPPVLLIHGMAADHRTWRRTVRALAAAGRDTVTYDQRGHGRSDHSPEYLLDELAEDAEQVARHAGLDRFDVVGHSLGGQAALRLAWRLPDGVRRLVLEEMPPVAQDSAQVEETMDLPLTPRRVWLGIKQLVQTPGALSRFDGTMMDSVSPQFQPDPAWWERLASTPQETLVISGGPRDFLRPEYLRLVADALPHGEYAELRGGHTVHREASAEFARAVLGFLP
- a CDS encoding lysophospholipid acyltransferase family protein — its product is MARREPVYEVVQVLAKGILGAQGVRVDYRGLENIPAEGGVLLAVNHTSYVDFLEAGLAARRAGRWPRYMLKAELKKIRVMAFLIKHCGAIGVDREHGAESYHEAVTALEAGEAVIVYPEATISRSFELKEFKSGAARMSIEADVPIVPLIVWGTQRIWSKGTQRRAGRHRFPVVVQAGPAIRPDGDDPAALTARLRTAMGEALKSAQRGFPAPAGEDWVPARLGGGAPPPDEALRLEQEEFALRKAKREAKQAAKRRSDEA
- a CDS encoding NAD(P)-dependent oxidoreductase, producing the protein MRITVFGASGYSGGHITTEALNRGIEVVGVARDVAKVPAGATAEAGDVTDAAFVARAVEGAAVIVSALPTAAPSGEGTELRTAVEALVAAARATGARLGVVGGAGSLLVAEGGPKLVDTPSFPDAVKPIAQEHDRALDYLRTVEDVDWFYLSPAASYGSFNPGEKRGTFRTSGDLLLTDADGNSEISGADYATAFVDEILTPAHERERFSVAY
- a CDS encoding DoxX family protein — protein: MVKRLVTTQFTLLTLARVILGVVFFAHGWQKVVTNGLSATATGFEGMGVPAPTLSAWFAGLAELLGGALLIVGFAVPLVAIVLIIDMLGAIFTVHLDKGFFAMDGGIELPLVLIAGLLAVAAVPQTSLGVDALVLKKRAEAAK
- a CDS encoding winged helix-turn-helix transcriptional regulator, with product MADFDVFAKDCPSRDVFAHVTGRWGALVLGRLNTEPQRFGEIRRQVEGISDRMLTQTLRTLVDDGLVARYSAGTNPPHTEYRLTPTGVGIAEAVLRLADAVQAAMPTVAAGA
- a CDS encoding DUF1801 domain-containing protein, whose protein sequence is MNIDCSGEDYRLPGERVRGTPSASAEPEARFRDEEASAVAGASTTAIERWPPCRRGSVTMSIRSEGVRAVMFGKKGDAAVLAKLRAMPAPYAEIGERVHAIIRENAPGLEPVVRWGLPFYVGGGEDVCYIKPGETYVAFGFGENVNPAFEEGATMHPIVWNITALDAETEARIAALVAKAVA
- a CDS encoding DUF4333 domain-containing protein, producing MRAQFGGIAAILALAPATAGCSLLGGTVLDTGTAESEITDYLNNRYASAGITVDSVSCDPGTNRPAPGATFTCDSRVRGTTVPVEVTVMDDDMRIRFAPTKKLYDLAALGPNIVAGVEKQIGRPVTVDCGTGFAAAAPGESFPCTVASEADPTDRLKIDYKVGPMTGEDRWESRDA